Part of the Longimicrobium sp. genome is shown below.
TCTAAATGGTATCAAGACTTAGGACTCGTAGGTCCAGTGAATCGGTATCCAACAACCGAAAACCCCCTCTCCGCGGATGCGGAGAGGGGGTTTTCACCGCCAGGCGCCGGTCCGTTACGGATTCAGCGCCTTGTCGATCAGCAGCACCACGTTCGGCGTCTGCGTGGCCGCGGTGGACTGGCGGGTGCCCGGCACCGAGCCGCTCGTGAGCACGGCGGTCATTACCGAGCCCGTGATCTGCACCCCGGGCTGCGGGCCGTACGTGGCGCCCGCGGGGGGCATGGCGCCCGGCTGGTTCGGCCGCGCCGTGAAGAGCGGCGTAGTGGAGCCGGCGGCGGTCACCGTGAACTGGTACAGGTTGTCGCCCGAGGTGGGGCGAACCGGCACGTTCACGTAGGCACTCTTCCCCAGGAACGCGACGTTGCGCACCACCGCCACCGCGTTGGCGATCGGGTTGGGGTTGTTCGCCGCACCGGCCGGCGTGATGTACACGTCCACGTTGGCCACACCCGTGGCGGCATGCAGCACCTGGAGCGCGATGTTGTTGGCCGGAGGCGTGGGAAGGACCATGTCGTCGGCGATCACCGCCAGGCGGTCCTGGTTGGCGTTCGCGCGGCCGGCGTACACCAGCGTGTACCGGTTGTCCGCCACGAAGGTCACCGTGGTGTCGACCAGGCGGATCTGGGTGAGGTCGATGTTGGTGGAGGTGGGGAAGACGCGGGCGTTGCGGGCGCCCGGCTCCACGCGCTGGTAGAGCCCGCTCGCTCCGCGGAAGGCGATACCCTGCATCGTGGGAAGGCTTTCCACCTTGTCCACGAAGCGGAGGTCCACGGTGCCGGTGTCAGTCACCGTGTTGAGGAAGCGGACCAGGGCGGCCGGCGGCGGGGGCCCGCCCTCGGTCACGCCTTTGTCGTCGCTGCAGGCGGCAAGCCCCAGCAGGGTTCCTGCGCAAAGCACAAGCTTTCCGAATCTCATAAGATCCGATATATGCGGATGGTGAGTGGTTGATTCGCGAAACTGCTGAAGGCGCGTCACTGTTCGGGAGGTCCTTCGGGCGGG
Proteins encoded:
- a CDS encoding DUF4397 domain-containing protein is translated as MLCAGTLLGLAACSDDKGVTEGGPPPPAALVRFLNTVTDTGTVDLRFVDKVESLPTMQGIAFRGASGLYQRVEPGARNARVFPTSTNIDLTQIRLVDTTVTFVADNRYTLVYAGRANANQDRLAVIADDMVLPTPPANNIALQVLHAATGVANVDVYITPAGAANNPNPIANAVAVVRNVAFLGKSAYVNVPVRPTSGDNLYQFTVTAAGSTTPLFTARPNQPGAMPPAGATYGPQPGVQITGSVMTAVLTSGSVPGTRQSTAATQTPNVVLLIDKALNP